A DNA window from Paralichthys olivaceus isolate ysfri-2021 chromosome 3, ASM2471397v2, whole genome shotgun sequence contains the following coding sequences:
- the LOC109636699 gene encoding mediator of RNA polymerase II transcription subunit 26-like isoform X1: MTAAPVTPQVMRDRLLQAIDGQSNQICNMVVVMEVISFLEKHPITKEALEETRLGKLINDVRKKTKNEDLAKRAKKLLRNWQKLIEPGKGEVLSKERTGASWSSNGGAHPCISAPAASTTSGKTGPELKNRTDFNNCFSPRLEKPGNRKRKGDQKEGQILPAKKSKTTLNDKIQNSKQLQTNGTGSSSEFFTDSRACQPIDREISEPLENDRPNKIPVNAVKPHPSSLGYSKPLGTSLSKASVLQQQESKEQVASGGQYRPRSPRCSLHSPQTPKQEAVVRQTTQAQSGSLLSPTVRSGSVDTFVLGPSTQPLNVGVQGFHNDSLRSASLDCQGRPPDTSLPHPTDSSFNDRVSAEDDGSLSNTGKRKRQKHKSKDYGQAVEDGSKPVRLKDRRLTFDPVTGQIKPSSHKELCQEKEAKLVHRLEPQWPEQPKQNPPVPRSPFQQTDWKELSRSEIIQSYLSQQSNVLTSSGTHAPGAHFFMTEFLKKEEHRSKETKKTLMLAPERPAKDLPGVSRAINNEDLSRLHAQQWSGVNGCYDTKGTWYDWTECISLDPHGDESRLNILPYVCLD; encoded by the exons ATGACAGCGGCTCCGGTCACTCCGCAGGTGATGAGAGACCGGCTGCTACAGGCCATCGACGGCCAGAGCAAT cAGATATGCAACATGGTGGTAGTTATGGAGGTTATCTCTTTTTTGGAGAAACATCCCATCACCAAAGAAGCACTGGAG GAAACCCGTCTCGGCAAGCTCATCAACGATGTCCGGAAGAAGACCAAGAACGAGGACCTTGCAAAAAGAGCCAAGAAGCTGCTGCGAAACTGGCAGAAGCTAATTGAGCCAGGGAAGGGTGAGGTGTTGTCCAAAGAACGCACAGGTGCATCATGGTCTTCCAATGGCGGTGCTCATCCCTGCATCTCTGCACCAGCTGCCAGCACAACATCAGGTAAAACAGGCCCAGAGTTGAAGAACAGAACTGACTTTAACAACTGCTTCTCCCCACGATTGGAAAAaccaggaaacaggaaacgTAAGGGTGACCAGAAGGAGGGACAGATTTTACCAGCCAAGAAATCCAAAACGACCCTgaatgataaaatacaaaactcCAAACAGCTGCAAACCAATGGAACTGGCAGCAGCTCTGAATTTTTTACGGATTCTCGTGCATGTCAGCCTATAGACAGGGAGATTTCTGAGCCTTTGGAAAATGACAGGCCAAATAAAATCCCTGTCAATGCCGTAAAACCTCATCCAAGTTCACTGGGATACAGCAAACCTCTTGGCACTTCTTTGTCAAAAGCATCAGTTCTGCAGCAGCAAGAGAGTAAGGAGCAAGTTGCCTCTGGGGGTCAGTATCGACCCAGAAGCCCCCGCTGTTCCTTGCACAGTCCTCAAACTCCAAAGCAGGAAGCTGTTGTCAGACAGACCACACAAGCACAGAGTGGGAGTCTTTTGAGTCCCACTGTGAGGTCTGGGTCTGTGGATACTTTTGTGCTGGGGCCTTCTACTCAGCCTTTAAATGTTGGTGTACAGGGTTTTCACAATGATAGTTTGAGGTCTGCAAGTTTGGACTGTCAAGGCAGGCCTCCTGATACATCTCTCCCCCACCCAACCGACTCCTCCTTCAATGATAGGGTCAGTGCTGAAGACGATGGTTCTTTAAGCAATACagggaaaaggaaaagacagaaacacaagtcTAAAGACTATGGACAGGCTGTTGAAGATGGCAGTAAACCGGTCAGGTTAAAAGATAGGAGACTCACGTTTGACCCCGTGACAGGGCAGATCAAGCCCTCCTCCCATAAGGAGCTCTGCCAGGAGAAGGAGGCTAAACTTGTGCACAGACTTGAACCTCAGTGGCCAGAACAGCCGAAGCAAAATCCGCCAGTCCCTCGCAGTCCCTTCCAGCAGACAGACTGGAAAGAGCTGTCGAGAAGCGAAATTATCCAGTCTTACCTTAGCCAGCAAAGCAACGTGCTGACATCGTCGGGCACCCATGCTCCTGGTGCACATTTTTTCATGACAGAGTTCTTGAAAAAAGAGGAACACAGAAGCAAAGAAACCAAGAAGACACTCATGTTAGCACCAGAACGACCGGCCAAGGATTTACCAGGAGTTAGCAGAGCGATCAACAACGAAGACCTCAGCAGATTACATGCACAGCAGTGGTCCGGGGTTAACGGCTGCTATGACACAAAGGGTACCTGGTACGACTGGACAGAGTGCATCTCCTTAGACCCACATGGAGATGAGAGCAGGTTGAACATCCTGCCATATGTCTGTCTGGACTAA
- the LOC109636699 gene encoding mediator of RNA polymerase II transcription subunit 26-like isoform X2: MTAAPVTPQVMRDRLLQAIDGQSNICNMVVVMEVISFLEKHPITKEALEETRLGKLINDVRKKTKNEDLAKRAKKLLRNWQKLIEPGKGEVLSKERTGASWSSNGGAHPCISAPAASTTSGKTGPELKNRTDFNNCFSPRLEKPGNRKRKGDQKEGQILPAKKSKTTLNDKIQNSKQLQTNGTGSSSEFFTDSRACQPIDREISEPLENDRPNKIPVNAVKPHPSSLGYSKPLGTSLSKASVLQQQESKEQVASGGQYRPRSPRCSLHSPQTPKQEAVVRQTTQAQSGSLLSPTVRSGSVDTFVLGPSTQPLNVGVQGFHNDSLRSASLDCQGRPPDTSLPHPTDSSFNDRVSAEDDGSLSNTGKRKRQKHKSKDYGQAVEDGSKPVRLKDRRLTFDPVTGQIKPSSHKELCQEKEAKLVHRLEPQWPEQPKQNPPVPRSPFQQTDWKELSRSEIIQSYLSQQSNVLTSSGTHAPGAHFFMTEFLKKEEHRSKETKKTLMLAPERPAKDLPGVSRAINNEDLSRLHAQQWSGVNGCYDTKGTWYDWTECISLDPHGDESRLNILPYVCLD, translated from the exons ATGACAGCGGCTCCGGTCACTCCGCAGGTGATGAGAGACCGGCTGCTACAGGCCATCGACGGCCAGAGCAAT ATATGCAACATGGTGGTAGTTATGGAGGTTATCTCTTTTTTGGAGAAACATCCCATCACCAAAGAAGCACTGGAG GAAACCCGTCTCGGCAAGCTCATCAACGATGTCCGGAAGAAGACCAAGAACGAGGACCTTGCAAAAAGAGCCAAGAAGCTGCTGCGAAACTGGCAGAAGCTAATTGAGCCAGGGAAGGGTGAGGTGTTGTCCAAAGAACGCACAGGTGCATCATGGTCTTCCAATGGCGGTGCTCATCCCTGCATCTCTGCACCAGCTGCCAGCACAACATCAGGTAAAACAGGCCCAGAGTTGAAGAACAGAACTGACTTTAACAACTGCTTCTCCCCACGATTGGAAAAaccaggaaacaggaaacgTAAGGGTGACCAGAAGGAGGGACAGATTTTACCAGCCAAGAAATCCAAAACGACCCTgaatgataaaatacaaaactcCAAACAGCTGCAAACCAATGGAACTGGCAGCAGCTCTGAATTTTTTACGGATTCTCGTGCATGTCAGCCTATAGACAGGGAGATTTCTGAGCCTTTGGAAAATGACAGGCCAAATAAAATCCCTGTCAATGCCGTAAAACCTCATCCAAGTTCACTGGGATACAGCAAACCTCTTGGCACTTCTTTGTCAAAAGCATCAGTTCTGCAGCAGCAAGAGAGTAAGGAGCAAGTTGCCTCTGGGGGTCAGTATCGACCCAGAAGCCCCCGCTGTTCCTTGCACAGTCCTCAAACTCCAAAGCAGGAAGCTGTTGTCAGACAGACCACACAAGCACAGAGTGGGAGTCTTTTGAGTCCCACTGTGAGGTCTGGGTCTGTGGATACTTTTGTGCTGGGGCCTTCTACTCAGCCTTTAAATGTTGGTGTACAGGGTTTTCACAATGATAGTTTGAGGTCTGCAAGTTTGGACTGTCAAGGCAGGCCTCCTGATACATCTCTCCCCCACCCAACCGACTCCTCCTTCAATGATAGGGTCAGTGCTGAAGACGATGGTTCTTTAAGCAATACagggaaaaggaaaagacagaaacacaagtcTAAAGACTATGGACAGGCTGTTGAAGATGGCAGTAAACCGGTCAGGTTAAAAGATAGGAGACTCACGTTTGACCCCGTGACAGGGCAGATCAAGCCCTCCTCCCATAAGGAGCTCTGCCAGGAGAAGGAGGCTAAACTTGTGCACAGACTTGAACCTCAGTGGCCAGAACAGCCGAAGCAAAATCCGCCAGTCCCTCGCAGTCCCTTCCAGCAGACAGACTGGAAAGAGCTGTCGAGAAGCGAAATTATCCAGTCTTACCTTAGCCAGCAAAGCAACGTGCTGACATCGTCGGGCACCCATGCTCCTGGTGCACATTTTTTCATGACAGAGTTCTTGAAAAAAGAGGAACACAGAAGCAAAGAAACCAAGAAGACACTCATGTTAGCACCAGAACGACCGGCCAAGGATTTACCAGGAGTTAGCAGAGCGATCAACAACGAAGACCTCAGCAGATTACATGCACAGCAGTGGTCCGGGGTTAACGGCTGCTATGACACAAAGGGTACCTGGTACGACTGGACAGAGTGCATCTCCTTAGACCCACATGGAGATGAGAGCAGGTTGAACATCCTGCCATATGTCTGTCTGGACTAA